GCATTTCAAGATGGAGGAAAGAAGCTTCGTGAACAAGGCGTTCGTGTTGAATCACTAGCAGAAATTGCATCACTTGATAACGGCATAGTTACATTTGTACAGCAAGAAACTGCGGAGGTGAAATAAACGATGAAGCAACATCCATTTAAAATCGCATCGCTCGGTATGCAGCATATGCTTGCTATGTATGCTGGTGCAATTATCGTTCCACTTATTGTGGGCGGTGGACTTGGTTTAAATCAAAAAGAGTTAACATACTTAGTCTCAATTGATCTATTAATGTGCGGTGTTGCGACAATTTTACAAGCATTATCAAATCGCTTTTTCGGTATTGGGCTTCCAGTTGTGCTTGGTTGTACATTTACAGCGGTTGGGCCGATGATTGCAATCGGAAAACAATACGGCGTGTCTTCTATTTATGGAGCAATTATTGCTGCCGGGTTATTCGTTGTTATTTTTGCGAAATTATTTGGAAAGCTTGTAAAACTGTTTCCCCCTGTTGTAACAGGATCTGTCGTTACTGTAATTGGAGTTACACTTGTTCCAGCGGCAATTAATGATATGGCTGGAGGAGTAGGAAGTAAAGATTTCGGTAGTCTTGAAAATTTAGCATTAGCATTTGGTGTGTTACTATTTATCATCATTATGTATCGTTTCTTCGACGGATTTATTCGTTCAATCTCTATTTTGCTAGGTTTATTGTTCGGTACAATCGTTGCAGCATGTATGGGGAAAGTAAGCTTGCAAGCAGTTGGAGAAGCAGATTGGTTCCATGGTATTCAGCCATTTTACTTCGGTACACCAACATTTGAATTGACGCCAATTATTACGATGATTTTAGTTGCTTGCGTAGGGATTGTAGAAGCAACAGGTGTATACTTTGCATTATCTGATATTTGCAATAAAAATATTGGTGAAAAAGAATTAACAAAAGGCTATCGAGCAGAAGGATTAGCGATGGTGTTAGGTGGTATTTTCAACGCGTTCCCATATACAACATACTCTCAAAACGTAGGGCTTGTTCAATTAACTGGAGTAAGAAATCGCGTTATTATTTATACTTGTGGTGGTATGTTAATCGTTCTTGGGTTCATTCCAAAAATCGCAGCTATTACAACAATCATTCCAAAATCAGTACTGGGCGGTGCGATGTTAGCAATGTTCGGTATGGTAATGGCATATGGTATTAAAATGTTAAGTAGCGTTGATTTTGGTAAACAAGAAAATTTATTAATCGTTGCATGTTCTGTCGGAATCGGACTTGGAGTTACAGTCGTTCCTACTTTATTCTCACAACTTCCTGAAAATATTCGTATTTTAACAGATAACGGAATTGTACTTGGAAGTGCGTCAGCAGTACTTTTAAATATCGTATTTAATATGGTGCCGCAGCGTAAAGTGAAAGTAAAAGAAGAGCCGGTGTCTATGCAAAGTGCGGTAAGAGAAGCGTAAAAAAGCAAGGTCTCATTATGAGACCTTGCTTTTCTTTTTAAGTGGCATCATTTTCCCGTACGTACCAAGACGCCAAATGTACTCAAGTGGCCCGTATTGATAACGTGAAAGCCACCAACGGCTAATAAAGATTTGTAACGTGTAGAAACCGACGCAGAATAGTGGTCCTACCCATAATGGAGCAAGATAATCATTTTTGAACAATAGTCCGAATACAAGTAACGTAACAATTGTATGCGAGATATAATTTGTTAACGCCATTCGACCAACGTACTGGAACGGACGTAATATCTTTTGCCATTTTTCTGTTTGTAATAAACGCATGAGCGTGAAAATGTAGAATATGAATAGTGTTTTGCCGCTAAACATTGTAAAAACCTGCATATAAATTGGTTCATAAGATGGTTTTGATAAGAAATAACGGACCATAAAGAACCACATTGGTAATGTTAACATGAACATAATAATTTGCCATTTTTTTAGTTTTGGATCTAACTCTTTCGTGCGGCGGAAAATGTCTTTTTTGCCAGCGTATAAACCAAGTAAAAATAGTCCAACTGTTTCTGGGAGCATGAATGCGTTTAGGCCAATTCCATCAGCATAAAATGCATGGAAACGATTTTGTACTTGTGACACCCAGTCTTCAAGTGGCATGATAGGTAAGGAAAATCCTAATTCTTCCTTTGGAACGAATGCAATCATAATACCCCCGAGTAGCATGAAAAACTGAAAAATACTTAATAAAACGATTGCCCATATTAAAATGGTACGAGGTTCTCTCTTATAAAATAAGAATAAGAAGAATCCAGCAATTGCATAACTATGTAAAATGTCTCCGTCCCATAAAAGAACGTAATGTAAGAAACCGAATAATAATAAAATAAGTAAGCGACGAACAAATAAAGTTTTTGGGCGATCTGTTTTCGCTTCAGCACGAGTCATAAAAATATAAAAGCCTAGGCCAAATAAAAACGAAAAGATCGTATAAAACTTTGTTTGAATAAACATATCGTAGAATAGACGGATATAGCTATCTAGCCCCTCATAAACTCCTGAAAGATCACGTGAGTCAATCCCAGCGATAATAGGCCAGTTCACAAGAAAAATACCTAGTACAGCTATTCCTCTAATAATATCGATGGAGTGAATCCTCTCGCCTTGTGAAATATTTTGTGTCATTATTTTCCTCCTTGTTAAGTAATTCCCTTTTATTATACAAAATGTAAGATGGAGGGTATAGGGTGGATTTCCATTTTTTTTAACTATTAAGTTATGTAAGATGAGATATAATAAGAGTGCACAACAAGTTTTACCCTTTTTCAAAACAGGCAGTGAAGCTCCTTCTTATAAGGGGCTTTCTTTATGAAAAGTGTTGATAATGATTCTCTTTAATGATAAAATGTATTCAGAAGTGATAATCATTATCAAAAAAGGTTGGTGCATGAGTATGGTATATGCATTAGTAGCAGGTACAGTCGCTGTATATGCAGTTATTGCAAAGTATGTTTTAAATGGAGTAGGAACAGCAAAATGAGTGATATGACATAAAATCCCTTTCATTTGTAAAAAGAATGAAAGGGATTTTTTATTTTTAATGAGAATATGCTGAAAATTTAGTATGATAGTAAAGTGAAACTGTAATCAATGAGGGATGTATCTCCCGATGATTATGAGCTCGCAAATAGCGGGGAAAAGTATATACATCTTGGATAAAGGGGAACAAGGGGATGACAAACATAGTACAGACAAACGGTATGAAAAAACTTGTTTGTTTTTATGAAGAGTGGCAAAAACACGGCGATGCAGAGAATAGTTTAAAGTTATTTGAGGTGATTCAAAAATATAAGCAAGAGCAGCTTATGATTGCGTTCTGCGGTCACTTTTCTGCAGGGAAATCAACGATGATGAATCATCTATATAAAGCGCAGTTGTTACCAACAAGTCCAATTCCGACAAGCGCTAACGTTGTCAAAATTGAAAAAGGAATGGATCGTGTTGTTGTAACGGTTAAATCTGGAGAACAGTACGAATATGACGGTGCATATTCAGCTGAAGAATTAAAACAAATTTGTAAAGACGGTGACGAGGTAATTGGTGTTCATATTTATCGGAATGATGCGCCAATTCCTGAAGGTGTTATGTTAGTTGATACACCAGGGATTGACTCAACAGATGATGCCCATCAATTAGCGACAGAATCAACGCTGCATCTAGCAGACGTAATTTTTTATATGATGGATTATAATCACGTCCAATCGGAAGTGAATTTGCAATTTGTTAAAGAATTGAAACAACGTAATAAAACGGTTTATCTCGTTGTCAATCAAATAGATAAACATAAAGAAAATGAATTATTGTTTGAGAATTATAAAGATAGTGTAAAACAATCGTTCTCTAACTGGGATATTGAAGTAGATGGAGTATATTATACGTCATTACGAATGATGAACCATCCACATAATGAAATTGGAAGCTTAGAAACGTTAATTACTTCTATTATGAAAGAAAAAGAGCGGTATGTAAGAGAGGGAATGGAGAGAGAAACAGAATATTTAATGGGGGAACATTTCTCGTTTATTCTTTCTGAAAATGAAAAAGCTCTTTTGAAATATGAGAAAGAGTTAGCATCACCGCTTTCTATTTCAGAGATAGTTGAAAAGAAAGCAGAGCTAATGGAAACGAAACGTCGCGAGGCTAGTAAAGAGTCTCATGTGAGAAATGAATTTATAAAAGGCTTACAAGCTATATTAGATAACGCGTATTTAATGCCATTTGAAATGAGAGAATTGGCAAATGCGTACTTAGAAACGAAATTAACAAAGTTTAAGGTCGGTTTACTATTTGCGAAAGGAAAGACGGAGCAAGAAAAACAGAGACGCTTAGATGCTTTTTATTCTGCTTTGCAAAAGACTGTTGAAACGCAACTTGATTTTCATGTAAAAGAATTTATTGTTGCCTTCTTAAAAGAAGAAGGATTGTTTACAGAGGAAATTGGGAAAGACATATATGCTTTAGAAATTGCTTTCGGACCAGAAATGTTGGCTGAAGTCATTAAACAAGGTGCAGGTTTCACAGGTGATTACTTACTTCTTTATACAGCGGATGTAGCGAATGAACTAAAGAGACGTTATTTTACAAAAGCACAGCAAATTTTTGATAAAAGTGCAGTCGCTTTAAAGCAAAAAGTGAAGGAAGCAGTTGCTCGTATGGAAGAAGAGCTTGAAAAATATACGATGGTGCAAACGGCAAAAGAAACGAAATTGCAATACAGTAACAATTTGGAGACATATGAAAGTTATTTGCAAAATGTTTGGCAAGAGCGTGTTGCTACACCAGAAGGATTGCAAATAGAGGAGATATTACAAAGTGAAAAACAAATTGTTAGTGAGAAATTCACACTACAAGAGCAGGAAGTTGTAAATAATAACATAGCGGCTCATGAAGAAGAAATAAAAGGAACAGCAGCTTTAAATATTCAGCGTATATTAGAGAAAGTGAAGAAAGCTGAAACGATATTAGAGCCATTGCCAGCACTGAAACATGTACAGCAAGAGGTAATAGAAAAAAGGCGTCGTGTGGAAACGAAACAATTTACAGTAGCGTTATTCGGAGCTTTTAGTGCCGGGAAATCATCATTTGCCAATGCATTGCTTGGTGAGAAGGTACTTCCTGTATCACCAAATCCGACGACGGCAACGATTAATCAAATTTTGCCGGTTACAGAGGAAAAACCACACGGAACAGTAATGGTTCAATTTAAATCAAAGCAGGCTCTATTAGAAGATATGAAAGCTGTTTATAAGCTGTTTCATTATGAAATTAATACGTTGGACGAAGCATTAGCACAAATTGAAAAAGTTATGAAATATCCTTCACCAACTGGGAAGCAAAAAACAACATTTAGCTTTTTACGAGCGGTACAAAAAGGATATGATACGGTTTCTGCTCATTTAGGAGAACAAGTACAAGTTACATTAGAAGAGTTTTCTGATTATGTAGCGAATGAAGAAAAATCGTGTTTTGTTGAGTACATGGAGCTGTATTATGATTGTGCATTAACAAGGCAAGGAGTAGCGCTTGTAGACACACCTGGAGCGGATTCTATTAACGCCCGTCATACAGACGTTGCGTTCCAGTATATAAAGAACGCAGATGCTATTTTATTTGTAACTTATTATAATCATGTGTTCTCTCGTGCTGACCGTGAATTTTTAATTCAGCTTGGTCGTGTAAAGGATACTTTTGCTCTTGATAAAATGTTCTTCTTAATTAATGCGGCCGATTTAGCAGAGTCTGAAGAAGAGC
This Bacillus paramycoides DNA region includes the following protein-coding sequences:
- a CDS encoding DUF418 domain-containing protein; its protein translation is MTQNISQGERIHSIDIIRGIAVLGIFLVNWPIIAGIDSRDLSGVYEGLDSYIRLFYDMFIQTKFYTIFSFLFGLGFYIFMTRAEAKTDRPKTLFVRRLLILLLFGFLHYVLLWDGDILHSYAIAGFFLFLFYKREPRTILIWAIVLLSIFQFFMLLGGIMIAFVPKEELGFSLPIMPLEDWVSQVQNRFHAFYADGIGLNAFMLPETVGLFLLGLYAGKKDIFRRTKELDPKLKKWQIIMFMLTLPMWFFMVRYFLSKPSYEPIYMQVFTMFSGKTLFIFYIFTLMRLLQTEKWQKILRPFQYVGRMALTNYISHTIVTLLVFGLLFKNDYLAPLWVGPLFCVGFYTLQIFISRWWLSRYQYGPLEYIWRLGTYGKMMPLKKKSKVS
- the pbuX gene encoding xanthine permease PbuX is translated as MKQHPFKIASLGMQHMLAMYAGAIIVPLIVGGGLGLNQKELTYLVSIDLLMCGVATILQALSNRFFGIGLPVVLGCTFTAVGPMIAIGKQYGVSSIYGAIIAAGLFVVIFAKLFGKLVKLFPPVVTGSVVTVIGVTLVPAAINDMAGGVGSKDFGSLENLALAFGVLLFIIIMYRFFDGFIRSISILLGLLFGTIVAACMGKVSLQAVGEADWFHGIQPFYFGTPTFELTPIITMILVACVGIVEATGVYFALSDICNKNIGEKELTKGYRAEGLAMVLGGIFNAFPYTTYSQNVGLVQLTGVRNRVIIYTCGGMLIVLGFIPKIAAITTIIPKSVLGGAMLAMFGMVMAYGIKMLSSVDFGKQENLLIVACSVGIGLGVTVVPTLFSQLPENIRILTDNGIVLGSASAVLLNIVFNMVPQRKVKVKEEPVSMQSAVREA
- a CDS encoding dynamin family protein, whose protein sequence is MTNIVQTNGMKKLVCFYEEWQKHGDAENSLKLFEVIQKYKQEQLMIAFCGHFSAGKSTMMNHLYKAQLLPTSPIPTSANVVKIEKGMDRVVVTVKSGEQYEYDGAYSAEELKQICKDGDEVIGVHIYRNDAPIPEGVMLVDTPGIDSTDDAHQLATESTLHLADVIFYMMDYNHVQSEVNLQFVKELKQRNKTVYLVVNQIDKHKENELLFENYKDSVKQSFSNWDIEVDGVYYTSLRMMNHPHNEIGSLETLITSIMKEKERYVREGMERETEYLMGEHFSFILSENEKALLKYEKELASPLSISEIVEKKAELMETKRREASKESHVRNEFIKGLQAILDNAYLMPFEMRELANAYLETKLTKFKVGLLFAKGKTEQEKQRRLDAFYSALQKTVETQLDFHVKEFIVAFLKEEGLFTEEIGKDIYALEIAFGPEMLAEVIKQGAGFTGDYLLLYTADVANELKRRYFTKAQQIFDKSAVALKQKVKEAVARMEEELEKYTMVQTAKETKLQYSNNLETYESYLQNVWQERVATPEGLQIEEILQSEKQIVSEKFTLQEQEVVNNNIAAHEEEIKGTAALNIQRILEKVKKAETILEPLPALKHVQQEVIEKRRRVETKQFTVALFGAFSAGKSSFANALLGEKVLPVSPNPTTATINQILPVTEEKPHGTVMVQFKSKQALLEDMKAVYKLFHYEINTLDEALAQIEKVMKYPSPTGKQKTTFSFLRAVQKGYDTVSAHLGEQVQVTLEEFSDYVANEEKSCFVEYMELYYDCALTRQGVALVDTPGADSINARHTDVAFQYIKNADAILFVTYYNHVFSRADREFLIQLGRVKDTFALDKMFFLINAADLAESEEELEMVKGYIADQLLQYGIRNPRLFAISSLCALEEKQGKNIEKEKYGILQNSGIAKFEESFTSFMMRDLMLVSVHALYGALQGADQLLLNMINGAKQGNEEKERQTKKYEAERDQLLHIISSYSVLAEEQAMQNEVKELLYYVQQRLFLRYNDVFTEFINPASLRTDGNVKVQLQQCVMELVAFIQHDLLQEMRATSLRLERWIDEAMERAKNEIVVNCKVENESISMNGTVEYEYKDITHKEPFPSVEIKDFKKALAHFKNEKSFFEKNDKASMQDEAKVVLEPFVSNYVADEKELFVHHYKQEWDLKWNLFQKVMQQDVMNYYESVLFALAEKIDVSLYEQSKEQLQKQLVEIEKEMYVM